CATAGCTAAGTCATAACTAGAATGAATAAACCATAGAGGATTTGTCAACATCTGTCTGCTGCAATTTAACCTCACAATCATCCTCAAGGTTGCAAAAAGCAAGGATGTCACGGATGAAATTATTTACATGCAAATCTTACTAGATtgcctcttctttttttcttccattttgcAGTTGCAGATGCCTAAAAAGGACTAACCAGAGGAACAGCAAAAGTACTTTGGGTGCTTGTAAGCCAAATGATAGAATAGAATGGAAGCAGACAAATAAGCAACACGAAAAGACTTGCAGAAGTTTCACAAAAAAGAAAGCAAGAAAACCAGTATAGTAAGTAGCTGACTGACCTAGACAACGCTAATAGCAGATCTCTGTTGTTACTAGAGTGCAAAAGAACACAGAGTAGATTATATGCAACAAATTCCATATCACATCCCTTTATTCCTTCTGCATAAAGCGTTTTTAGCTGCGACTGACACTGCATATGCCAGAACTAAGAGAGTAAGTAAGAGTAACACTCAAGCAGAAAAACCAATGATGTCTTCGCAGCAAATTACACATTTGTTCATGACATGTCCAAAAACTTTGATCCCAACGCAATTCAATATTGCAATTCTGCCAGCATGTACTCatttaaaacaagaaaaagattaaaaagttttaagaaCACATTAAGGTAATAGTTCAGAAAAAAAATTCCCAACACAACCTCACAATTTTAGAGCGGAGGTGGGGAACATCTACTATTTCTTTGATCAAAATACATAAGCagctataaatataaatattactgCTCAGAACACATTGCTTCTCTGCATGTTGAAAAAGACCAAAGGAGGACACTAGCAGAAAGAATCTGCAtctagaaaagaaaaaggatatAGGTGAAGCTGGAAAAATATGGGCAGTCATCCAATCCAGCAATGCCTAAGTACTAATAAAGCATCAGGAAGGAGTGACCCAACATTAGTAGTAAACAACAACAGACAATATGTCATTTATGTAtccaaatatttcaaaataaggaCTTATTTGTGGCATAAAGGAGACCATTCTTATACCAGCAGTGAACCCCAGAAAGGGCTGTAAGAACTATAATGGCAATACTAACAAATAATCACATTGCATTGTACCAGCTTAACTCCCCTTGCACGTGCGGGCGTATAAAAGGATTTGAACCATGGAAAAAGGTATCATAAATTTTGTCCATAGAGCACCAGAAACATTTCACCCTGATATACTTAAAGTTCTGGATTGGAAGTTCCAGTAAGGGATTTCACTCTAAACTAAATTCTATAAATTAGTTCATAAACTTGACTGTAAAAAGGATCCAGCATTCAATAACATTAAAACAAAGAAGTGTCCAACTGAACTAGCATACAAGAAACTTCAGAGAGGGATTAAGATTCTAAGAAGTTATGACTGAAAGTTCCCACCATGGGAAGGAGTACCTGATTAAATTCCGACAAGTCCCCAACTTCTATTGCCAACCGACCATGTGTTTCATACACCTAAAACAGAAGGCAGGTAAGGAAgatattaataagaaaaaataatacaacatcGATTGTAAAGAAAGTTCATATGATGATGAAAATTTTATGTCTTGTTCCATTTGAATAGTGAAATTAGCACAAGGAAATATACCTTGACTGTTAACTCGTTGCGTATGCGTTGGACTGTAAGATCTTGCCGTATTGATTTTAACTGATCACATTTGTAAAGGTAGTTCTTCGGAGAACTTTGAAccatttttaatgctttttccaaGACTTCTTCTGGTCTCACCTGCAAAGGCAGAATTACCtttgagaaatcatcaaaacttgCGAAGTGAAAATTGCCAATAGATATGCATTCCCCTTGAATTTCAAGTAACAACAGAAAGAATTAAGAGATTACAGTTGCAGGGTCAGGTGCAGAAGTAAGACGTAAGTAGCGTTTCTCAATTTCCTGGCAGGTTCCTTTGACAGTAAGAGCATCCCAATCAATATCTTCAACAGCACAGTTACCATTTTCCTCAATGTTTCTACTAAGCACCAAGGCAGTAGCCCTCCTTGCATACACATTTCCAGCTCCTCCATTTCTGGATCGATTATCATTAGCAGCTATGCGACTTCCATGCCCTCTCTCAAAACGCTTTGATCGATTTTCACGTCTCTTTCTTTCCTCTGGTGTATCTGCCGCTGCTCCTGCAGCAGATTTATAGGCTGATTGACTTCGTTCCTTATCACTATCACTGGATGCTTCACCGTTATCTGTCACATCCATTTCATCACCAACACACTGCCTCTTAGCTGGCCTAAAGACATCAGTTTTGGGGGTTTTCCGCTGTGGTAAAGAAAATTTCACATGACTCGAATTATTCACCTTGATATCTAACTTTCCACCTGAAAACTGTATGCAATCACTCAGATGAGAGACATTTTATTTGGTCATAAGGATCTGGTAACAAACTGATGGAAGCCAAAAGATTAGAACACCCCAGGCTTTAAGAGTTAAGTAGCACTAAGCCAAAAAGACAAGTATCAGATAATGTCAATCTCATGTAAGAAGAATCATAGCTGGGTCAGGACAGAGTTCACTAGAGTACCTAAAACAACAATTTAGCACCCCTTGACACAGTAATAGATCCAATGCGATCTTGCCTAAGAAGCCGCTTTGGTTCATGCGATGCAAAGGAAAACATAGTATGCTGCCTAACCCAAAAAGTACCCGATGGTTGATTCTACTTGTATCATACTATTATGCTCTAAGAAACCTGGACGAATAGCCTGTTTGACCAAACCTTAGGGAGGCCAAAATGcgtatttttctaaaaagtgcTTATTTAGAAAAGAGTGCAAGTGTTTGACTAAGCTTTTGTGAGAAAATAAGTGCTTTTGTGAGTAGCAGAAGTTGTTTTTCATACACTTAAAAAACTAATTTCCCCAAAATTGCTTCGAGAAAAGAACACTTAGAAGCACTTTCAAAATCTTGGCCAGACGCAATTTATTACTCAAAAGTGCTTTTTAAATTTACTGGCCAAACACAAACGGCTTCTCACTAAAACTTAACTTTTTTGAAAAGCACTTTTCAATATAAGTTGATTTTAGAAGCTTGGCCAAACAAGCTATAGGAGAAAAgttttttcatgaattatggAGGATTCTAAGAAAATATGTTGTGGACAACATTACAATCTCTGACACAATAAGTATGTTAAAGAACTAATAGAATTGAACATATTTTTTGGTTGATACTATGCACATTTAGATTAatcgatcaccaaaaaataagGGGAAGGAGACAGATAGAAAGTGAAGTCATGAAGCTGGAGAATCCTGGTGCGGATAAATAAACACTCAGCAACCTAGACCACCTCTTTAGATTCTTCATTTCAAGCAAGAGGCTGAAGTTGGTGAAAAATGGAAAGAGATAACTGTATAACCTTTTATCTTCAAAGGCAGAAAACTATTACCTGTTTATTCCAACTCCCATACTTAGAAGCATCAGGAGTGACTGATGCAGGTTGGACCGTTGGTTTCTCCACTTCTAAAGGCTCCCACCTACTTTTATATCGCCTACTCGGACTTCTCTTACTTTTTGGAGATGAAGAAACTGGTGCTGAGAATATTACTCTTCTGCATAGAAAAGGAAGAAGTCAAAATAGTCCTTGAATTTGACAAAAGATATCTAACTGTGAGGGAAAATTCATCAGCATAAAGGGGAAAAGGCTCATGATTATGTTCCCTAATCAGGGAAACTACACTATATACGCAGAAGTGTTTTGCTTTCAACTGTTAAACAAATACTTAAGCAAAGTAAAAAATGAATGGGAAAAGGGAGGAACAAGAAGTTTGTTTCTAACTACTGAGGCAAAAATTATTAGATTTGCACTTTGCACTAGCTGTAAGATAACTACCATATGCTAGGTGAAGTACAAATGCATAGACGAGATACAGTAATTGACATTCATGCCCTATGACAGCTACTTTGGTAAGTCACACGTGCGTGCATTGTATAGATtattatatttagatttttgTGTGAGCCCACAGCATGTGCATGCATAAGGTTTGCAGATCAGTTTTGGGAAGACTAGATAGCATACTCCTTCTTATCAGCATCCACACTGGACATGGGGAAAAGAGGCTCGGTGTCCCAGTCTCTCGTATGAAGTGTACCGTCAGCAGTTGCCTTCGTGATAATCTGCAGATTATGGTACATTTAAGTAACAGAGGGGGCAAGGAAAGAACCATGCATCAACAGAATGACATATCATTATAGTACAAGTAAATCAAATgttaatcaattaatatgaCTCATTATGTTGCAAACAGCTCAAACATTACCCAATGATACTCAGCATTAACATTACTGTAGATGGGACGCAAAATAATAGCTATAGTTATATAGAAGAGCAATGGAAGGACGACCGTGGCTATGAAGAGTTGTACAATGAGTAATACAAATTGTACTATGTACTTGATCATATCTTATTTCCTTACCAATTGCCTCTCGACACGTGTAATATACGTGGGTCCATTCTCTTTTATATCATTTCAATTTATTGtccattataaatttaaaatatcaagtcATTATCAGTTTCATTCATATTTTGTGGACCCTATTTGTCATTCAAGCTTCACtaaatgtcatcaacatactaTATGTTCAATCaaatataatagtaatattttttttatttggtccaataatttttctttcaaacttatattatatgcaactataattcatttttaaaaaaaactctattAAAAGACATTATCAATTAAATCTAGATAGAAAACTTACAAACACATCTTATGAATGAAACTACATGTATTGATTTTTCACTAGACATATAAGTGACACAAATAGTTTTAAGCATTTATCATTGAGCCATGATCAAAAACTTTGAAACTAATATTTATCATGCAACAAAACTAAAACATTATTCCAGTAATAAATTACATTTTCATCTTTAAGATAGATACCATAAACGTATTTTTACTCGAAGTTCTATTATTTTGTGACGtacaaaaaaaacactaaacagaaatgttgttatgtattagataaatatggttttattattatttaataagaacaataaattACTTGACTTAATATATTAATAGCTTATTAAATTTGCCAGTCAATTCTATTTTGATGTAGTGCTAAAAACCCATATGTTATGTACTATAAAAATGTGTATTCAAGTaagttatcagtttcaaaaaaaaaatgtgtattcaAGTCTCTAATTCTATTTCTTTCTAAATTTTCTGGCAACATCATCATTGATGCCACTTCTCTTTTTGAGCCAGATGAGTGCTCCTCATTCTATGTTCTAGCAATTCATAACTAGGAAGTTACTCAATTGCTGCTTGCTAAACTGGCTATAAAGCATTATTATCTCCATACCATCTAAAAATTCTTCATTAAGTCTCGAATAATATCTATGCAGCTCATTACATGGCAAGAACTGGAAAACGACCGAgagaaaatctcaaaaatacACTAAGATACCTCCTTCATGACAGCTTGGGATGCCACCATTTGAGTATCATCCTTGCAACGAGCCAAAGCCCTTTCAACATAACCACAAAGTGATTTAGGAAAAGTATCAGGCTGCAGACAACAGAAAGATCACTTTAATTAAGCACGGAATAAATAATCTGACATTAATTTGATGCAATGCAAGAATAAATACCATGTTATGACATGTCACCATTATCCCAATTCCCAACTATTAGTTACCACTAGAATAAAATACCAAGGTTTCTCAGATTGTGTGGCGACAAAAGTACAGAACACAACCAAGGAGCAGTATTTCATCAATAAAACCTAACAGTTGAACTGTCAATCATAACAAGATAGAAGATTGCAGCGTCAAagtatcatattaaaaaaagcTGCTCCTTACTCCTTAATAGTTCAGCAAAATCAGAAGTCCTACCAATATCGAAATTTCCTGTACAAGTGATTAAACCAAGTTGACACAAACCTACCAGTTTAGCCATTAATAACTATATCATTGTTTCAACATCAACTTGAAAAAGAGAATCCCAAACTGAAAAACCCGTTAAGAGTATTTCAAGAGAAATAATTGCAGACTCACACAGCTTTAACTTTTTCCCAAGTGAAATTCATGTTCAAACACAATAGACTTCCAGATAACCTTTTCCAACTTCCATCtcagattcttttttttttaacttgaacCAAATATCGTCACCAACATTAGTAATTAATAGATTTAACTTTAGCAAGCAAGCATGTTGCTTTTCACTTCAGAAGTTGTAACGATGTCGACCGTGAAAAGGTAAGTTGGCTATTTCTATTCTCACAGCTACACCTAAAAGATAATGcaataaaagttcaaaaaaactCTGTCCGGCTTTTACCATAATAGAATATACATTTACACAGAACTCGCAGACGTCTCAGTAGATTTGTTCACTAGACACATTTAAATGACCaagaaaatgattataaaataaCCCATCTTCGCCAAGCTTGGAATGCAATTGTTTTATCCAAAACGAACATGTGAGCTTATCCACATGCGACTCATTGGAACAACTCTGAAGGTTTTCCTGATAGACCAATGGTGGTGAGTGCCTTTAAAAGCCCTAACTACATCGTATTAAAGAAATACACAACCTACCACCCAAGCTACTGATTCACTGGTTATCAAAATATCCTCTGCATAACTATTCCGCCAATATCACCCATAATATAAACCTTCCTTACTAAAAGCACATAAATCAGCGAAAATATGGAACTCCAGAATATTAAATTAGGTTAGTCTTGCTAGTATTGATAAAATGATACCACACCAAATACACTTGACAAGTCACTTCCCAAATGCACTTCTACATATTAGACTAATGGAGTTATTTAGAGGGCTATATTAGTACTAGATCATTCTTGTCAAGCGCATAGGATCATTTGCTTTAATAGGATTTAATTAgcatcatatcattatttttgaagaaaaacttTGGCAAGTTATATGAGAAAGGTCCTAAGAGGTGCTACTCAACCAAGGGTGTAAAGAAGTCTAATCAATGCATATATGGAAGTTTAGAGAATGGCTGGCCCCTCCAATTGGTAATTTGGTTTAAGATGAAGTGAGTTGTTTTGTTAATGGCACCAAGTAGATGCAAATAAAGTACAAAAGATAGTAAGCATGAAGTAAcacttttctcaaaaaaaaaagatagtaaGCACACAAAAGAGTTTGTTAGCTCCATTCGAATATGTACTCCTCTCGAATTCGTTAATGCATTGGGGTTTTCGAATTTTCCCCTACAAATTATCCATAGTGACTACTCATAACAAGCATCACTTGACCAATTCAAAGAGAATCTTATAACAACATACCCGGTGCAATCCCCTAAGAGGTGGCTGGTCTAAGAGAAGCTTACAACAAACATAAAGGAACACTAGCACAGATATCTTCTAATTGACTATCAAGATGAAAGACTATCAAGAAGCAAGTGAAAAATCTATCATCTTAGTCAAGCATTTGAACTTTGTCCGTCAACTATGCAAAGTTATGTTACAAAACACAATTTATGATTGCATGTTTTACTGAAATGATCAAAGTTAAAGGTGTTTAACCTTGAGAGCATTCTCTGCAGCATTAGATGATACTTTTTCATTAGTTTTTGGTAAGGAAACGCTGACATATGCAGGTTTGGCCGCTGCATTAGTTGTAGAGCTTTGGATATCCAGCTTTGGTAAACCCATGGTCAATGTTGAAGTTATTCTAGGGTTTGTGGGAATCTGTAGTTTGCTAGCACTACCTGTATCGCCTGGTGTAACAGTTTGCTGCATAGTGGGCAAGGATGACTGATAATTATAGGGCATCTGATAAGAGGCTTGATATTGTGTGCTTGGTCCTTGGGGACATGAAGAACTTTGTTGAAGGTTTTCATGAGAAGGGGTTATGTCTAAAGGCTTTTGACCATAAGACTGTACTGGATCAGGCTGCTGATTTTGGAAAGAGGGAGCCCAATGTTTCCAGTAACTATCATGAACGTTTCCACCTACAGCAGGAGActgacccaaaaaaaattaaaagttaagtTCATTAGGCAAATCAAAAAGAACTCCACACATAACATGAAGGGAAAGAGAAATGAAGTTGCTTTTCTCAGTGTACTGAGTAttgaaaagcaaaaaaaaatgagGCACTGACTGCAATGACAGTAGATAACATCTCTTCTTCTGTGAGTAGCTGGCACTCAACAACTCGCACAAGATAGAAGTTGAATATCCAGACTATCAAACGTATAATAAACACGAATGATATTTAGACAGCAGAGTTAAAAGAGCATACAAGGCATTGCTTACCAGATCTTTAGCAGCTTGTTGAACAACAGAACAACTAAAATAGCAAATTAACCTAACATGTGAGTGTGATACATGATTTATCACCATCTTTTCCGTCTCTCTGATTGCTTAACATGGTTTTGAATTTTAAGAGGATGTTTGGATGGACTTATTCTAAGTAGTTTTAGGCTTTTAAgctcttctttatttttggaGGTGTTCGGGAAAGAAGAAGTGCTTTTAACCACTTTCTTTTAGGCTGaaaaagcacaaaaacaagCTAAAAGCCAAAAGGCTATTCCAAACTTATGGCTTCTAGCTTATAAGCTACTTTAAAAAGTCTATCCGAACACCCCCTAAGTGAATTACATGACAACTGATATTCAAATAGGAGTCTCGACGCATGCATAAAAGTTATGTCTCTACGCATGCATAAAATTATCTATTATAAGTAAAACTCCAACAGAGTAACTCATTTGTGAATTGCATGTAAAGGAAAAACCTGCACCGCAGACAATGCGGGCAAACCAGATTCTGGCTTGCCAGGTGGAGCATGAGATGCCGGAGCCTGGACACCTGAAGCTGGGTAACCCGCCGGAACAGGGCAACTCAGACTGGATACATTAGAAACGGAAATATTTTCTGTTCCAGGAGCACAGGGGACATCATTTTGTGTATGGTTGTAATAATCGGCCCATTGCTTGTACTGTTGTTGATACTGTGAAGCAGCAGGAGCTGTGGTAGAACTGTATGCGGCATTTGAATCAGAATTGTAGCTTGGATACTGATGGGAAGTGTATGTTGCATATTGTCCTTCATGCCATGCGTTCGTCTGGTTATTGTAAGCACCACTTGTGTAACCTCCAGATGTCTGGTAATCACCAGGATTGTAGTAAGTGCTTGAATAACTTGCAGGCCCAGCATAAGACCCTGTATTCTGTAATGAGGAAAGGGGCTGATAAGGAGCACCTGTATTTTGATATGCTCCTGATGGCTGAGGATAGGATTGATTAggttgttgttgatagccattataGTAAGCAGCATATCCTGTATTGTTGTATCCATAAGGATCAGTACTTTGATAGGTTCCATAGCTACTGTAATCCTGCTGTACATTTGTGGCACCGGAACTTGGTGTAGTAGCACTAGCTGCAACATTCAATCCATCTTGAACATTCCTTGAAGGCGGTGCAGCTTGTTGGTCATGATCATAACCAGAATGTGAGACAACTCCATTTTCCCTGGCATAGCTATCTGCAGCATGAGCGCTCCATGGTGCAACTGTAGAATTTGGAGGGGCGTAATATGAAGACATGTGATGTTGGTTTGGATCGACAGCCTGATGAttctatatagggaaaaaaaagGATTTAAAGTCATATAATGGGAAATCAACTCACCTATCCAGAACAATTTATAGCAAGAGCAGTACATGATAAAGTTGCAGAAGAATAGTAAATATAAGCAAGTTAAAAGAGTTGGTGGCTGAAAGAGGAGAAGCATTTAACGCTTTCACCATTCGAGTAAAGGAAACATTTAATCAATCAACATGTACAACGACCAAAAATTATACATGTAGTGAATGTCTATCCATAGAAGGCAAGAGCACACAGTTTCGGCTCATAAGAACCAGTTTCTCAACATAAGGATAGTCGGTAGTCAATGCATCAAACATGACCTTCACAAAATCTATCTACATTGTTGCCCAAGTATCTCCACGATAAACATAAACATGACACATACCAATGTAAGTAAAGCCTTTCATACTTGTATTGATGGATAAAAGCAGACAAGGCATCTTGATTTACTACTTACAAACATCACTAGCACAAGACAGTCAATTGTGTCTCTCCAGCATCAGAGTGACTTGTCATAGCTACTTCATCAAGAACTCTGACTTTTGTGTATCTCATTACTAACCATTAACAAGTTGTACATACATTTAAATAAGGCAGTTTTACTAAGTGAAAAGTCAAACgactttttctttaaatttaaaattttcaaacaattatttatttattttttcgatGAGAGTGGTGTCCGGACCAGCTTTCGagcacctcgactaattccacaAGATATTTGTCATCTCCCACCCACAACAAGTTAGATAACTCTGTCCACCAAGGCTAGGACAGATGGGAAGAGTCACTTAGCGATTGTTTGGTCTGCACTGAGTTCTGAACCCGAGAACCTCAAGGTTCTCAACCACTTTATTGACCACTAGGCCACATCCTTGATGCTATTTTTTCAAACACTTTCAAgtacttcataacataaaatCTTGTGATTTCTACTGCTTCTTACAGTTTCTAGATATAcaaatgttaaataaaatacTCTGAATCGATGTCCAAATTCATACGGACTATTAGATGACCAATGGAAGATCCAAGTACAGGTTTGTGGGTTCAGTAGAGCCCAAAGGTTTGCAGTCGAACCTTATATTTGTGTGAGAACAGGTAGAAATAGAGTTAGATGTACAGTTTAGAACTCATCCTTCCACTCAAAACCAAGTAAAACCAACAACACTTGTGTTTGGAATCTCCCACTATGCTttcccacataaccctaacacgACAATTCTTTTTGGTATTGATGgagtaaatatataaataatataagaaagaaaaaaacagcaGCAGCACAACTGAAAGCCTCACTTCTCTCAGAGAAAGGGAAAAAACTAAAAGCTTTCAATTACATTGGGGCATCATCCCGCCATTATcttatgtcattttgacaccatcatcacaatttacatatattaaGTATGTTAAAAAATAGTTGCAACAAGCAGAAATCTATTTGGACCATAATGACATACATTTTTTTCCAGAAACGAAGTTTGCATAAGAGAAGAGGAAGTACAATTCGAGTGGTTACCTCCTGTGAACTGGGATCCAAAGTGGTCACAGTGGCACTTCCTTGATTCATCATCCTCTCATTAACATCCTGCTTAACCAAACATTTCAGTATTCAGATATCTATAACAAAATCACCACAACACACAAGAAAAAAGATAGTCATAAGTTGAATTGCAGCCTAATGGTTACAACTCCACCTTCTTACATTCATAGGTGGTTCAAATCCCACAAAAGGATCCTTTTCTACACTTCTATCCCAACTATTTAAGTGCCCATCCCTTACTCCAGCAAATTTTATGCAAGAAAGAATTTAACCAGGACTAAAACTGCAGCCTAATCATTACATCTCCACCTATCTATGTCACAGCTGCAGGATTCCAAACCTACAAAAGTGGTTTCTACGTTTCTATCCCAACTATTTAAGGGCTCACCCCTCACTCaaaaatacttcaaaaaaacaaaagagaactAGAATTGCAGCATATTATTGCAACTCCACCTACCCATCATTACATGAGCAGGTTCCAATCCTATTTGCAAGACCACcttcaacaacaataacaactatGCCTCAGTACAAAACAAGTTGAGGTCCAGTATGCTTTGGATCCTAACTATTACATGTGCAGGTTCCAATCCCACAAATAATGTACTCCTTAAATATCATCTTGACTATTTGCAAGTCAACCTTCAACAACAATTTACGACTCGGTACCAAACAAGTTGAAGTCATTATCTAACAACTAAAGAGCTCATATATCATCCAGCATATACTGATACAACAAATCAGTTAAACAGCAAATATCCTCCTTCTACCCATATCATAAGTGGTCTTCATCCCACTTGCACAAAATCCCCAACACCCTTAACACATCCAATAAGCATTTACCACCACAAACACTTACAAAATGTCAAATTACGGATTTGTCCATTCACCATGTTTATAGGTCcaaaaaaatggggaaaaaaacTAGCTAGACATGGAACTACAGCTGCAACTTTGCCTACATCAATCATACTTTCTAATCTCACAAAAAAAGGGgctttttctaataaatttgagcaacaaaaaagaaactaaCCAAAATCTGAACAAATTGAACAGCTTGAGCCTTCAAGGAACAGAGAAACAATCAACCTCGAACAAAGCAGCACCCTTATATGTATTACCAAAGCAAATTGAGacgaaaaaaaacaaaaaaagatatggaaaaaattgggaaaaaaaaaacagagaacGATTAGCAACGAAGAACGATTACAGATATCGATTTGGTAAGGAACTACAGTATAATATATGATTCGAAGCACAGAATTATTCAATGTTAAAGAAGAGATTTTTGATTTATGAAACTAACGTCGGTAGAGAAAATGAAATACGGAgatttgtgtgtgtatatatatggcgtaacttgattttcagtcgaaaaaaaattcaacccgATTGACTTATTCGGGTCGTAATTTgtggggggggagggggggtcgtgtttgagttttttttttttcgc
This DNA window, taken from Solanum lycopersicum chromosome 5, SLM_r2.1, encodes the following:
- the LOC101254205 gene encoding SAC3 family protein A isoform X1, which encodes MMNQGSATVTTLDPSSQENHQAVDPNQHHMSSYYAPPNSTVAPWSAHAADSYARENGVVSHSGYDHDQQAAPPSRNVQDGLNVAASATTPSSGATNVQQDYSSYGTYQSTDPYGYNNTGYAAYYNGYQQQPNQSYPQPSGAYQNTGAPYQPLSSLQNTGSYAGPASYSSTYYNPGDYQTSGGYTSGAYNNQTNAWHEGQYATYTSHQYPSYNSDSNAAYSSTTAPAASQYQQQYKQWADYYNHTQNDVPCAPGTENISVSNVSSLSCPVPAGYPASGVQAPASHAPPGKPESGLPALSAVQSPAVGGNVHDSYWKHWAPSFQNQQPDPVQSYGQKPLDITPSHENLQQSSSCPQGPSTQYQASYQMPYNYQSSLPTMQQTVTPGDTGSASKLQIPTNPRITSTLTMGLPKLDIQSSTTNAAAKPAYVSVSLPKTNEKVSSNAAENALKPDTFPKSLCGYVERALARCKDDTQMVASQAVMKEIITKATADGTLHTRDWDTEPLFPMSSVDADKKERVIFSAPVSSSPKSKRSPSRRYKSRWEPLEVEKPTVQPASVTPDASKYGSWNKQFSGGKLDIKVNNSSHVKFSLPQRKTPKTDVFRPAKRQCVGDEMDVTDNGEASSDSDKERSQSAYKSAAGAAADTPEERKRRENRSKRFERGHGSRIAANDNRSRNGGAGNVYARRATALVLSRNIEENGNCAVEDIDWDALTVKGTCQEIEKRYLRLTSAPDPATVRPEEVLEKALKMVQSSPKNYLYKCDQLKSIRQDLTVQRIRNELTVKVYETHGRLAIEVGDLSEFNQCQSQLKTLYAEGIKGCDMEFVAYNLLCVLLHSSNNRDLLLALSRLPAEARQNDAVKHALSVRAAVSTGNYVAYFRLYKTAPNLNTCLMDLYADKMRYAAVRCMSRSNRPTVPVTYIAQVLGFTSEESEDTDGVEDCVEWLKAHGACLTSDNPGEMQFDAKASVSTLYMPEPEDAVSHGDASLAVNDFLTRNLA
- the LOC101254205 gene encoding SAC3 family protein A isoform X14, translating into MMNQGSATVTTLDPSSQENHQAVDPNQHHMSSYYAPPNSTVAPWSAHAADSYARENGVVSHSGYDHDQQAAPPSRNVQDGLNVAASATTPSSGATNVQQDYSSYGTYQSTDPYGYNNTGYAAYYNGYQQQPNQSYPQPSGAYQNTGAPYQPLSSLQNTGSYAGPASYSSTYYNPGDYQTSGGYTSGAYNNQTNAWHEGQYATYTSHQYPSYNSDSNAAYSSTTAPAASQYQQQYKQWADYYNHTQNDVPCAPGTENISVSNVSSLSCPVPAGYPASGVQAPASHAPPGKPESGLPALSAVQPDTFPKSLCGYVERALARCKDDTQMVASQAVMKEIITKATADGTLHTRDWDTEPLFPMSSVDADKKERVIFSAPVSSSPKSKRSPSRRYKSRWEPLEVEKPTVQPASVTPDASKYGSWNKQRKTPKTDVFRPAKRQCVGDEMDVTDNGEASSDSDKERSQSAYKSAAGAAADTPEERKRRENRSKRFERGHGSRIAANDNRSRNGGAGNVYARRATALVLSRNIEENGNCAVEDIDWDALTVKGTCQEIEKRYLRLTSAPDPATVRPEEVLEKALKMVQSSPKNYLYKCDQLKSIRQDLTVQRIRNELTVKVYETHGRLAIEVGDLSEFNQCQSQLKTLYAEGIKGCDMEFVAYNLLCVLLHSSNNRDLLLALSRLPAEARQNDAVKHALSVRAAVSTGNYVAYFRLYKTAPNLNTCLMDLYADKMRYAAVRCMSRSNRPTVPVTYIAQVLGFTSEESEDTDGVEDCVEWLKAHGACLTSDNPGEMQFDAKASVSTLYMPEPEDAVSHGDASLAVNDFLTRNLA
- the LOC101254205 gene encoding SAC3 family protein A isoform X3; amino-acid sequence: MMNQGSATVTTLDPSSQENHQAVDPNQHHMSSYYAPPNSTVAPWSAHAADSYARENGVVSHSGYDHDQQAAPPSRNVQDGLNVAASATTPSSGATNVQQDYSSYGTYQSTDPYGYNNTGYAAYYNGYQQQPNQSYPQPSGAYQNTGAPYQPLSSLQNTGSYAGPASYSSTYYNPGDYQTSGGYTSGAYNNQTNAWHEGQYATYTSHQYPSYNSDSNAAYSSTTAPAASQYQQQYKQWADYYNHTQNDVPCAPGTENISVSNVSSLSCPVPAGYPASGVQAPASHAPPGKPESGLPALSASPAVGGNVHDSYWKHWAPSFQNQQPDPVQSYGQKPLDITPSHENLQQSSSCPQGPSTQYQASYQMPYNYQSSLPTMQQTVTPGDTGSASKLQIPTNPRITSTLTMGLPKLDIQSSTTNAAAKPAYVSVSLPKTNEKVSSNAAENALKPDTFPKSLCGYVERALARCKDDTQMVASQAVMKEIITKATADGTLHTRDWDTEPLFPMSSVDADKKERVIFSAPVSSSPKSKRSPSRRYKSRWEPLEVEKPTVQPASVTPDASKYGSWNKQFSGGKLDIKVNNSSHVKFSLPQRKTPKTDVFRPAKRQCVGDEMDVTDNGEASSDSDKERSQSAYKSAAGAAADTPEERKRRENRSKRFERGHGSRIAANDNRSRNGGAGNVYARRATALVLSRNIEENGNCAVEDIDWDALTVKGTCQEIEKRYLRLTSAPDPATVRPEEVLEKALKMVQSSPKNYLYKCDQLKSIRQDLTVQRIRNELTVKVYETHGRLAIEVGDLSEFNQCQSQLKTLYAEGIKGCDMEFVAYNLLCVLLHSSNNRDLLLALSRLPAEARQNDAVKHALSVRAAVSTGNYVAYFRLYKTAPNLNTCLMDLYADKMRYAAVRCMSRSNRPTVPVTYIAQVLGFTSEESEDTDGVEDCVEWLKAHGACLTSDNPGEMQFDAKASVSTLYMPEPEDAVSHGDASLAVNDFLTRNLA